One part of the Mariniflexile litorale genome encodes these proteins:
- a CDS encoding YraN family protein, producing the protein MAKHNELGKKGEELAVDFLLKNAYDIVERNYRFDKAEVDIIAKKGNILAIIEVKTRSTIDFGNPQDFVKPKQIQRLVKAVDEYVIVNGLEVEVRFDIIAIVKQGKAFQIEHLENAFYHF; encoded by the coding sequence ATGGCAAAACACAATGAACTTGGCAAAAAAGGAGAAGAACTAGCCGTCGATTTTCTATTGAAAAACGCTTACGATATTGTTGAAAGAAATTATAGATTTGATAAAGCGGAAGTTGATATTATTGCTAAGAAAGGCAATATACTAGCCATAATTGAAGTAAAAACACGTTCGACTATTGATTTTGGAAATCCGCAAGACTTTGTTAAACCAAAGCAAATACAACGCTTGGTTAAAGCGGTTGATGAATACGTCATTGTAAACGGGCTAGAAGTGGAGGTGCGTTTTGATATTATTGCGATTGTAAAACAAGGAAAAGCATTTCAAATTGAGCATTTAGAAAATGCTTTTTATCATTTTTAA